In Methanocellales archaeon, a single window of DNA contains:
- the pdxT gene encoding pyridoxal 5'-phosphate synthase glutaminase subunit PdxT, translating into MVIRIGVIALQGNIGEHVQAAERVLAERDGGEVIQIKHGGIVPSCDALIIPGGESTTVGRLMEREGIAPEIKAAAKKHVPILGTCAGLILLAKHGQINRTKQPLLGLMDVHMKRNAFGRQKESFEALLDVPVLPGDKFPAVFIRAPAIIHAEKNVQILATLNGYIVAARQKNLLALAFHPELTEDMRLHHYFMDMI; encoded by the coding sequence ATGGTTATCAGAATCGGCGTTATCGCACTACAGGGGAATATAGGGGAGCATGTCCAAGCCGCAGAGCGTGTGTTGGCTGAGAGGGATGGCGGCGAGGTTATTCAGATTAAACATGGAGGCATAGTCCCGAGCTGTGACGCTCTCATCATTCCAGGGGGGGAAAGCACCACTGTTGGAAGGTTGATGGAGCGGGAGGGCATCGCACCAGAAATCAAAGCCGCTGCTAAAAAACATGTTCCCATACTTGGGACGTGCGCAGGTCTCATTCTGCTCGCAAAACATGGGCAAATAAACAGAACGAAGCAGCCTTTGTTGGGGTTAATGGACGTTCATATGAAAAGAAATGCCTTTGGGAGGCAGAAGGAGTCGTTTGAAGCTTTGCTGGATGTGCCTGTGTTGCCTGGTGACAAATTCCCAGCAGTCTTCATCAGAGCCCCGGCCATCATACATGCAGAAAAGAATGTGCAGATTTTGGCAACCCTGAATGGGTACATCGTAGCTGCCAGGCAGAAGAATTTGCTAGCCCTGGCATTTCATCCTGAGCTGACCGAGGACATGAGGCTCCATCATTACTTCATGGACATGATATGA
- the pdxS gene encoding pyridoxal 5'-phosphate synthase lyase subunit PdxS, producing MELESLRHGTELLKRGFAKMQKGGVIMDVTNADQARVAENAGAVAVMALHAVPADIRKSGGVARMADPLVISEIMDAMTIPVMAKVRIGHFVEAEILEALGVDMIDESEVLTAADETYHIDKVGFTVPFVCGARDLGEALRRINEGAAMIRTKGEAGTGDVKEAVRHMKKIMGSIRELKGMNDAERMKVARELEAPFELVKETAEMQRLPVVNFAAGGIATPADAAMMMRLGADGIFVGSGIFKAEHPDKMAKAIVEAVNNYDKPEVLAEISKGLGGQMKGLDVHTLSEDEMLQTRGW from the coding sequence ATGGAATTGGAAAGTTTGCGGCATGGAACAGAGCTGCTCAAGCGAGGTTTCGCTAAAATGCAAAAAGGGGGCGTCATCATGGACGTAACCAATGCAGATCAGGCCAGAGTGGCTGAAAATGCAGGAGCAGTGGCGGTTATGGCACTCCATGCAGTCCCAGCAGACATTCGTAAATCCGGAGGAGTGGCCAGAATGGCAGATCCCCTGGTCATATCTGAGATCATGGATGCGATGACAATTCCGGTGATGGCAAAGGTCAGAATAGGTCATTTTGTCGAGGCAGAGATACTTGAGGCATTGGGCGTTGACATGATTGATGAGTCGGAGGTTCTGACGGCTGCGGATGAGACCTACCACATCGATAAGGTTGGATTCACCGTACCCTTCGTCTGTGGGGCCAGAGACCTGGGAGAAGCCCTGAGAAGGATCAACGAGGGTGCGGCGATGATCCGAACCAAGGGAGAAGCGGGGACCGGTGATGTAAAAGAGGCCGTCAGACACATGAAAAAGATAATGGGTTCGATAAGGGAGCTAAAGGGCATGAATGATGCAGAGCGAATGAAAGTTGCCAGGGAATTGGAGGCGCCTTTCGAACTCGTAAAAGAGACGGCCGAGATGCAGAGATTGCCGGTGGTGAACTTTGCCGCAGGCGGAATAGCGACGCCAGCAGATGCAGCCATGATGATGCGTCTAGGTGCTGATGGCATCTTCGTCGGCTCAGGAATATTCAAGGCAGAGCATCCGGATAAAATGGCAAAGGCGATTGTAGAAGCGGTGAACAACTATGACAAGCCAGAGGTTCTGGCAGAGATATCAAAGGGCCTGGGCGGACAGATGAAAGGGTTGGATGTTCACACTCTGTCCGAGGATGAGATGCTGCAGACGCGTGGCTGGTAG
- a CDS encoding TrkA C-terminal domain-containing protein, whose product MRISKLPEIGTKYEIESPKGDKVAVIFLTTGEIELYVLEAGADKPSVTRLTSEEARRVGSVLTGALLTIAPEDVEVSFSEISDLRINIHVCQVTKGVVGKSIEELAFRKKTGVTIIALSRRGRSVISPPPETVFEEGDLIVLIGESEQIKVCARDILGKG is encoded by the coding sequence ATGCGAATCTCCAAGCTTCCAGAGATAGGCACGAAGTATGAGATAGAAAGTCCAAAAGGGGATAAAGTAGCGGTCATATTTTTGACGACCGGAGAAATAGAGCTCTATGTCTTAGAGGCCGGTGCAGATAAGCCTTCGGTTACGAGGTTGACCTCGGAAGAGGCACGACGTGTCGGAAGCGTTCTGACCGGAGCTTTACTCACAATAGCGCCCGAGGACGTTGAAGTATCGTTTTCCGAAATTTCTGACCTCAGAATAAACATCCATGTGTGCCAGGTAACAAAGGGTGTGGTAGGAAAGAGCATTGAGGAGCTGGCCTTCAGGAAGAAGACGGGCGTCACGATAATCGCATTATCGAGAAGGGGTAGGAGCGTCATCAGCCCGCCGCCGGAAACGGTCTTCGAAGAGGGGGACCTGATAGTTTTGATAGGGGAGAGCGAGCAAATAAAAGTATGTGCGAGGGATATCCTGGGGAAGGGTTAG
- a CDS encoding cation:proton antiporter → MDFLVDLAVVTVSCLALGLLSKYLRQASIPVYIIAGIILGKSGLDLITSYEFVEWLGKIGVILLMFYIGYEFNFKGIKEPGRLFAGCTDFAVNFIAGFSLGLLIGLSLLEAFILASAVYISSSAIAISSLIENKRLIYPEAETVVWLMVFEDIILAILLVVLTSIMSSSLAMIPVSLAMTLLLIVCILTLIRRLSNFISPLFERDDEIPILLTFALLFGFSAIAYLLSISEVIVAFFLGSALSEVKSFKKLFGDTISFKNLFITIFFFSFGMMFPFKFAGLPSTDFVFALLTLITLSIFGKFASGALIGKRLYGSLEMGLRVGAYTTPRGEFSIVLLAVAIGMGEGISELLFSLVIAYVILLSIVGAFIAKHGDRIGKVMMGGINKLQQESKG, encoded by the coding sequence ATGGACTTTCTGGTTGATTTGGCCGTTGTAACGGTCTCTTGCTTAGCTCTTGGATTGTTATCGAAATATCTAAGGCAAGCCTCGATTCCTGTTTACATAATCGCAGGAATAATCCTCGGAAAGAGTGGACTCGATTTAATAACCTCCTACGAGTTCGTCGAGTGGCTGGGTAAGATCGGTGTAATCCTTCTGATGTTCTACATAGGATATGAGTTCAACTTCAAAGGCATAAAAGAGCCCGGGAGGTTGTTTGCGGGTTGCACGGACTTCGCGGTGAATTTCATCGCAGGATTTTCGCTGGGTCTCCTCATTGGCTTGAGCCTGTTAGAGGCTTTCATACTCGCATCCGCAGTTTACATCAGCAGTTCTGCCATTGCCATTTCCTCGCTGATAGAGAATAAGAGGCTGATCTACCCGGAAGCAGAGACCGTCGTGTGGCTGATGGTCTTCGAGGACATAATACTGGCAATCCTGCTCGTGGTGCTGACTTCCATTATGTCCAGCAGTCTTGCCATGATTCCCGTGTCCTTAGCAATGACTTTGTTACTCATTGTATGCATTTTGACTCTCATCAGGAGGCTAAGCAACTTCATCTCGCCTCTGTTTGAGCGTGATGATGAAATACCAATACTGCTCACTTTCGCATTATTATTCGGATTTTCAGCAATTGCATATCTCCTGAGCATTTCTGAGGTGATTGTTGCATTTTTCCTCGGCTCTGCACTCTCAGAAGTCAAGTCCTTCAAGAAGCTCTTCGGGGACACCATTTCATTTAAGAACTTATTCATCACCATCTTCTTCTTCTCCTTCGGAATGATGTTTCCATTTAAATTTGCAGGATTGCCTTCGACAGATTTTGTCTTCGCACTCCTCACGCTCATAACCCTGTCCATTTTTGGAAAGTTCGCCAGTGGCGCACTTATTGGAAAGAGACTGTACGGCTCGCTTGAAATGGGGTTAAGGGTCGGGGCATACACAACGCCAAGGGGCGAGTTTTCAATTGTGCTGCTGGCTGTTGCAATAGGAATGGGGGAGGGCATTTCTGAACTATTATTTTCGCTTGTCATTGCTTACGTAATCCTTCTTTCGATCGTGGGCGCATTCATCGCTAAACATGGGGATAGGATTGGTAAAGTGATGATGGGTGGCATTAATAAATTGCAACAAGAAAGTAAAGGTTAA
- a CDS encoding phenylalanine--tRNA ligase beta subunit-related protein has protein sequence MNFYFDPKVKERFPGLKVCIGSISDMHPAKEDMEGLRESVFAKVRERYSLEDLKDVSIFRAYRDFFWNIGVDPTKVRPAGEALIRRVLRGSPIPKINPIVDAYNLSSIETGIALAAFDESLIKGGNLTMRFAEPGELFKGIGMDEPMRLRGKEVVLSYADEDSEDEKLVAIYPYRDADSTKVTSDTKNVILLSCGVPGIEDDLLEQAIVKAIDYITRFCGGTSEYKLRA, from the coding sequence ATGAATTTCTATTTTGATCCCAAGGTAAAGGAGAGATTTCCTGGTCTGAAGGTCTGCATCGGATCCATCTCCGACATGCACCCTGCCAAAGAAGACATGGAAGGATTGAGAGAATCCGTATTCGCCAAAGTAAGGGAGAGGTACTCACTTGAGGACCTGAAGGACGTGAGCATCTTTAGAGCCTATAGGGATTTTTTCTGGAATATCGGCGTGGATCCGACAAAGGTTCGACCGGCAGGGGAGGCTTTAATCCGCAGAGTTCTCAGAGGCAGCCCGATACCGAAAATCAATCCCATCGTGGATGCCTACAATTTATCCTCCATAGAAACCGGCATCGCACTGGCAGCATTTGATGAGAGCTTGATAAAGGGTGGTAACTTGACCATGAGGTTTGCCGAGCCAGGAGAGCTGTTCAAAGGCATAGGGATGGATGAGCCGATGAGGCTAAGGGGTAAGGAGGTAGTACTTTCATATGCAGATGAGGATTCAGAGGATGAGAAATTAGTGGCGATCTATCCCTACAGGGATGCGGACAGCACGAAGGTGACGTCTGATACCAAAAACGTCATATTGCTTTCATGCGGAGTTCCCGGAATAGAGGATGACCTCCTAGAGCAAGCTATTGTTAAGGCCATCGATTACATCACCAGGTTTTGCGGTGGCACAAGTGAATATAAGCTGAGAGCTTAG
- a CDS encoding N-6 DNA methylase produces MNDFEIIKRTVNLLDVFGKLYSHHSVGRTDNYLVYVGLAKGVKKADEKTLIQPILFPAFLEEILDFSKIDYIPEQRNENRMAPDFTPIDTLLHPFIFETKGNDSDLEDFEKEFHNKSKLYLSADLHAKYVIITNMDKLVVYEKDSEKKIEDYSFSFTRLYEDFKKKVPFDLKDENSQSFIRFVKRFHKSELTMEKKIETIASAEPYPPLFGVVTEERVFAEEHETLKLTNAIRFIVDTLKDDVKNNRGKEYVLKALRNDTLRKEQIAREIYSICQSLDSKYPVPESEKIEAKELDLLLDSSNKTIKKSVDLYFYRVAYFTMSRLLLIRVWEDAQFIEREYVTLFNGGFKKWYQAYNKKIVKVLEQAYNIGKGKYEWLFTDQNNYAWYLPTDKVLVDVLYELAKYNLSIVNRDVLGTVYEEYLDVQDKKSKGQYFTPHQIVSLIWDRVGYTSIKYGDEKSFFDFKNGKRIPKLIFEPATGSGSFLVEAIYRLRNHFQLLNRDNRLNVRDALDVRDAIIKGMNGSEISAFSYYLTEVNILIQLTPIIQKIIDLNSIERELSGKFTLRVIHQDSLGLHNPPERAFGESAEKEFVIDKDHDILKLEGEKLQIFKYIKDNHDFDYAIANPPYIGEDEHKELFRNATKRYPYWKKYYQGKMDYLYFFVILALQKLKENGKLGFITTSYWLTADGASNLRKFILDNAKIVEIIDFGEIKLFEHAKGQHNIVFVLKRCRDEKKKKQKEQNKIKLVKVKEHFDGKNVSDRLTKLVNHIKKHIDKEDYSDQYIEVFYSAVKQGELTDKAWYIFYRERVAKILNQIESIGKELIKFCDINQGLITNPMTVDKSVLETLTTKEIEENNISKGDGLFVLSAAEIKNIDISEKEGELLKPFFFPSDIKRFYVSSSTDYKVIYTNKHTNIEEYPNIKIHLEKFKKRLYSRRECEEGKIPWYSLHWPREQEIFESEKIICPYRSDRNMFGYTEKPFYAEGSVRFITPKKDEKNKLKFTNSENLSKHDLRYILGVLNSSLFRVWCHHKTKPKGDMRELFYTPLTQMPIKPIDFDNSEEMKMYENIIEYAQTIIDLKRELSTYQKYFQESILELETSEPLPKILNETILHALSESKKRDIWTSSQLKPTDSDKDFILKRANEVTINMDRGITDFEYMLILEGKNKGIIKIDGEKEILTFLKIILDENYEGMSWKEIEQNIILPDTMESFEIKYIEIRDKVHEILKKIQKSQDEINEMVCKLYGIKTEDVNDAIEQSF; encoded by the coding sequence ATGAACGATTTCGAAATCATTAAACGGACGGTAAATCTACTCGATGTTTTTGGCAAGTTATACTCTCATCATTCAGTGGGTAGAACAGATAACTATTTGGTGTATGTAGGATTGGCTAAGGGGGTCAAAAAAGCCGACGAAAAAACACTCATACAACCAATATTATTTCCTGCATTTTTAGAGGAAATTTTGGATTTTAGCAAAATTGACTATATTCCAGAACAACGGAATGAAAACAGGATGGCGCCTGACTTTACTCCGATAGATACACTTCTCCATCCTTTCATTTTTGAAACAAAAGGAAACGACTCTGATTTAGAAGATTTTGAAAAGGAATTTCATAATAAATCAAAATTATATCTCTCTGCAGATCTTCACGCAAAATATGTTATTATCACAAACATGGACAAATTGGTGGTATATGAAAAAGACTCCGAGAAGAAAATCGAAGATTATTCTTTCAGTTTTACAAGATTATATGAAGATTTTAAAAAGAAGGTTCCATTTGATTTAAAAGATGAAAATTCGCAGTCTTTTATTCGATTTGTGAAAAGATTCCATAAGTCAGAATTGACTATGGAGAAAAAGATTGAGACAATAGCTAGTGCAGAGCCTTATCCCCCACTTTTTGGGGTTGTTACAGAGGAACGGGTTTTTGCAGAGGAACATGAAACATTGAAGTTGACTAATGCTATACGATTCATTGTAGATACTCTAAAAGATGACGTCAAGAATAATCGAGGTAAAGAATATGTCTTAAAAGCACTCAGAAACGACACTCTTAGAAAGGAGCAGATAGCAAGGGAAATTTATTCAATATGTCAAAGTCTCGATTCAAAATATCCTGTTCCAGAAAGTGAGAAAATAGAGGCTAAAGAACTCGACTTATTGTTAGATTCCAGTAACAAGACAATTAAGAAATCTGTTGATTTGTACTTCTATAGAGTGGCCTATTTCACAATGTCGAGATTGCTTTTAATAAGAGTTTGGGAAGATGCTCAGTTCATTGAGAGAGAATATGTAACTTTGTTTAATGGCGGGTTTAAAAAATGGTATCAAGCATATAATAAAAAGATTGTAAAAGTATTGGAACAAGCATATAATATAGGAAAAGGGAAATATGAGTGGTTATTCACTGATCAAAACAATTATGCTTGGTATCTACCTACCGATAAAGTTTTAGTTGATGTGTTATATGAATTGGCAAAATATAACCTATCAATTGTGAATCGAGACGTGCTCGGAACCGTTTACGAGGAGTACCTAGATGTCCAAGATAAGAAGAGCAAAGGCCAATATTTTACGCCACATCAGATAGTATCTTTAATATGGGACAGAGTCGGGTACACATCAATAAAATATGGCGATGAAAAATCTTTTTTTGATTTTAAAAATGGAAAAAGAATTCCTAAATTAATTTTTGAACCTGCTACCGGATCTGGGAGTTTTTTGGTGGAAGCGATATATAGATTGAGGAATCATTTCCAATTGTTAAATAGAGATAACCGGTTAAATGTAAGAGATGCGTTAGATGTAAGAGATGCTATAATCAAAGGCATGAATGGCTCTGAGATTAGTGCTTTCTCTTATTATTTAACAGAGGTTAATATTTTAATCCAACTAACACCAATAATCCAAAAAATAATTGATTTAAATAGTATAGAAAGAGAGTTATCTGGCAAATTTACTCTTAGGGTCATACATCAAGACTCACTAGGATTGCATAATCCACCAGAAAGAGCATTTGGTGAGAGTGCAGAGAAAGAATTCGTCATTGACAAAGATCATGACATATTAAAATTAGAAGGCGAGAAATTACAGATATTCAAATACATAAAAGATAATCATGATTTTGATTATGCAATAGCAAATCCTCCTTATATCGGGGAAGACGAGCACAAGGAATTATTTAGAAATGCTACTAAGAGATACCCATATTGGAAAAAATATTACCAAGGAAAGATGGATTATCTATATTTCTTCGTTATACTCGCCCTCCAAAAATTGAAAGAAAATGGAAAACTGGGCTTTATAACAACATCCTATTGGCTTACAGCAGATGGGGCAAGTAATCTTAGGAAATTTATTTTAGACAATGCAAAGATAGTAGAAATAATAGACTTTGGTGAAATAAAGCTATTTGAGCATGCAAAAGGGCAGCACAATATTGTTTTTGTTTTAAAGAGATGTAGAGATGAAAAGAAAAAAAAGCAAAAAGAACAAAATAAGATTAAACTCGTGAAGGTGAAGGAACACTTTGATGGAAAAAATGTTAGCGATAGACTAACTAAACTTGTGAATCATATTAAAAAGCACATAGATAAGGAAGATTATTCTGATCAGTATATTGAAGTTTTTTATTCGGCTGTAAAACAGGGGGAATTAACAGATAAAGCATGGTATATTTTCTATAGAGAGAGAGTGGCGAAGATATTAAATCAAATAGAAAGCATTGGTAAGGAATTGATTAAGTTTTGTGATATAAACCAGGGTCTAATTACAAATCCGATGACAGTGGATAAAAGCGTATTGGAAACCCTTACCACGAAAGAGATCGAAGAAAATAATATCTCTAAAGGAGACGGACTTTTTGTTCTTTCTGCAGCAGAAATAAAAAATATTGATATATCAGAAAAAGAAGGGGAGCTCCTAAAACCTTTCTTTTTTCCTTCAGATATAAAAAGATTTTATGTGTCATCTTCAACAGATTACAAAGTAATATACACAAATAAACATACAAATATTGAAGAGTATCCAAATATAAAAATTCATTTGGAAAAATTTAAAAAGAGATTATACTCTAGACGAGAATGTGAAGAAGGAAAGATTCCGTGGTATTCATTGCATTGGCCTAGGGAACAGGAAATTTTTGAATCTGAAAAAATAATTTGTCCTTATCGCTCAGATAGAAATATGTTTGGATATACTGAAAAACCTTTTTATGCTGAGGGGAGTGTACGCTTTATAACTCCAAAAAAAGATGAGAAAAATAAGCTAAAATTCACCAATAGTGAAAATTTAAGCAAACATGATTTGAGATATATTCTTGGTGTTTTGAACTCGTCTCTATTCAGGGTTTGGTGTCATCATAAAACGAAGCCAAAAGGTGATATGAGAGAGCTTTTCTACACACCCCTTACTCAGATGCCAATAAAACCTATTGATTTTGACAATTCTGAGGAAATGAAAATGTATGAAAATATAATAGAATATGCACAAACAATTATTGATCTCAAGAGAGAATTGTCTACTTATCAAAAATATTTCCAAGAATCAATCTTGGAATTAGAAACATCTGAACCACTTCCAAAAATATTAAATGAAACGATTCTACACGCTTTGAGTGAAAGTAAAAAAAGGGACATCTGGACATCTTCGCAATTAAAGCCCACTGATTCTGATAAGGATTTCATTTTAAAAAGAGCAAATGAAGTAACGATAAATATGGATAGGGGTATAACGGATTTTGAATACATGTTAATTTTAGAAGGAAAAAATAAAGGAATTATTAAAATAGACGGAGAAAAAGAAATCCTAACATTTTTGAAGATAATTTTAGATGAAAATTACGAAGGTATGTCTTGGAAAGAAATTGAGCAAAATATCATACTTCCGGATACTATGGAATCCTTTGAGATAAAGTATATAGAAATTAGAGATAAAGTACATGAGATTTTAAAAAAGATTCAGAAATCTCAAGATGAAATAAATGAGATGGTTTGTAAATTATATGGGATTAAAACAGAGGATGTAAATGATGCTATAGAACAGTCATTTTAA
- a CDS encoding tRNA(Ile)(2)-agmatinylcytidine synthase: MVLLGIDDTDSKKGMCTTYLAAVLVEALQNYGIKGYPRLIRLNPNIKYKTRGNGAVAIEIEADEDQARGIMDIAVRKVEEMAELDDPETNPGIVLLSHIPPEVEKFSEKVVRDVVTIQEAMDLAKKYGMVHAFKNGRGVIGALAAIGFSLQDDRTYELVAYRRKESWGTPRRIDKTSVLEADWATYPHTWDTVDITNDKTVFSPHSPCPVLFGIRGDDVEAIKRAFKMIKSERIERYIIFKTNQSTDAHLVIGEIASAKNGRSYILGGTVVKQPHSIQGGHVFFTIAEDGHEIDCAAYEPTKNFRDVIRQLRVGDEVLVYGSVKDQTVNLEKIEITSLKDQFAVRNPSCPKCQKRMKSSGKNQGYRCRKCGTKSQEEEIVPVHRSLELGLYETPPCARRHISKPLIRMSGRMSRREIHPSR; the protein is encoded by the coding sequence ATGGTGCTACTCGGCATCGATGATACGGACTCCAAGAAAGGGATGTGTACCACTTACTTGGCCGCAGTGTTGGTGGAAGCTCTCCAGAACTATGGCATCAAGGGTTATCCCAGGCTGATCAGGCTAAATCCAAATATTAAATATAAAACCAGAGGGAATGGAGCGGTCGCCATCGAAATCGAGGCTGACGAAGATCAAGCAAGGGGAATAATGGACATTGCGGTTCGGAAAGTAGAGGAGATGGCAGAATTAGATGATCCGGAAACCAACCCAGGTATCGTGCTATTGAGCCATATCCCTCCTGAGGTAGAGAAATTCTCAGAGAAAGTGGTACGAGACGTTGTCACAATCCAAGAAGCCATGGACCTTGCGAAGAAATATGGCATGGTTCATGCTTTTAAAAATGGCAGGGGCGTCATCGGTGCATTAGCTGCGATAGGTTTCTCATTGCAGGATGATCGTACCTATGAGCTGGTTGCTTACAGGCGCAAAGAAAGTTGGGGCACTCCCAGGCGTATTGACAAGACGTCAGTACTGGAAGCGGATTGGGCGACATACCCTCATACATGGGACACTGTGGATATTACCAATGACAAAACAGTCTTTTCGCCGCACTCCCCCTGCCCGGTCCTTTTTGGGATCAGGGGTGATGACGTCGAAGCAATCAAAAGGGCATTCAAGATGATCAAGTCTGAGCGGATAGAGAGGTACATTATCTTCAAAACCAACCAGAGTACAGATGCTCACCTAGTGATTGGGGAGATTGCTTCTGCAAAAAATGGGCGCTCATATATTCTTGGCGGAACTGTGGTAAAACAGCCCCATTCCATCCAAGGAGGACATGTGTTCTTCACCATTGCAGAGGATGGTCACGAGATCGATTGCGCTGCCTATGAGCCGACGAAGAATTTTAGAGATGTGATTCGACAACTTCGTGTGGGAGATGAGGTTCTGGTCTATGGCAGCGTTAAAGACCAAACCGTTAATCTGGAGAAGATCGAAATCACATCGCTCAAAGATCAGTTCGCCGTGCGCAATCCCTCCTGTCCGAAATGTCAAAAACGGATGAAATCCTCTGGAAAAAATCAGGGATATCGATGCCGCAAATGCGGTACAAAGTCCCAAGAAGAGGAGATCGTACCCGTTCATAGGAGTCTGGAGCTGGGCCTGTATGAAACCCCTCCTTGCGCGAGAAGACACATATCGAAGCCGTTGATCCGGATGTCTGGGAGGATGTCCAGGAGAGAGATCCATCCCAGCAGGTGA
- a CDS encoding DUF3800 domain-containing protein: MCFIFIDESGDLGMKGSNYMVIAALFVKDYRPLDRIIKNMRRYKFRKELKNVCEIKTNKSSDAVRKHMLKKLNNIPNARIFYIVLEKKKLYSDYLKDNKDKLYNYVAGKLAKNIIILEDTQLEIKIDKSKGKHLLREDFNRYFLQNLCEGSDHMRVTIDHSYSHSWSGIQFADLLAWCCFQKFEHGNSEYIDIITQDQEVYHVW, encoded by the coding sequence ATGTGTTTCATCTTCATCGACGAAAGTGGGGACTTGGGGATGAAGGGGTCAAACTATATGGTCATAGCCGCCCTCTTCGTTAAAGATTACCGACCACTCGATCGCATTATTAAAAACATGCGCAGATATAAATTTCGGAAAGAACTCAAGAACGTCTGTGAAATTAAAACTAATAAGTCCTCCGATGCCGTCCGAAAACACATGCTCAAGAAACTCAATAACATCCCCAATGCACGCATATTCTACATTGTCCTTGAGAAAAAGAAACTCTACAGCGACTACCTTAAAGATAACAAAGACAAACTTTACAACTACGTCGCTGGAAAACTCGCTAAAAATATCATCATACTAGAAGACACCCAGTTGGAAATCAAGATAGACAAATCAAAGGGGAAACACCTACTTAGAGAAGACTTTAATCGATACTTCCTGCAAAACCTGTGCGAAGGATCAGACCATATGAGGGTAACAATAGATCACAGCTATAGTCATTCGTGGAGCGGTATCCAGTTCGCAGACTTGCTCGCATGGTGTTGTTTTCAGAAATTTGAGCACGGAAACTCAGAATACATTGATATAATAACACAAGACCAAGAAGTTTATCACGTCTGGTAA
- a CDS encoding transcriptional regulator yields MSRDALIQQVLAILSKAGFIVSDRCDVHPRSFDLAARRGRLLLLLKVLSNIDGLSEEIANEIRCLANRLIGYPLIIGDKTRDTFLENGAVYLRYGIPSFNVRTLYDYFVEGTPPLIYAAPGGLYVSIDGDVLREARKDKNISLGELARELGVSRRTISKYEEGMDATIKIALKLESILDVPLACPIDLLYSRSQNESQLYPNSVPMMVRDILQIFVDIGFDVLPIAHAPFNALSQEKGIVILTGVSKYNDKMIKRARLMSSISNVAQTHSVLIVEGQSKTLQINGTVLVEKEELGEIDNSSDFISLVQDRKVNSDAESNESDIQIIF; encoded by the coding sequence ATGAGCCGAGATGCATTAATTCAGCAAGTCTTGGCCATATTATCCAAAGCAGGATTCATCGTATCAGACCGATGTGATGTGCACCCCCGAAGTTTTGATCTCGCTGCGAGAAGGGGGCGATTACTATTGTTATTAAAGGTGCTCTCCAACATCGACGGATTAAGCGAGGAGATCGCAAATGAAATAAGATGTCTGGCAAACCGTCTGATCGGCTATCCCCTAATAATAGGCGATAAAACAAGAGACACGTTTTTGGAAAATGGCGCAGTTTACCTTCGCTACGGCATTCCTTCCTTCAATGTGCGAACATTATATGATTATTTCGTCGAAGGCACCCCTCCTCTCATATATGCTGCACCAGGAGGACTATACGTCAGCATAGATGGAGATGTGTTGCGAGAGGCCCGTAAAGATAAAAATATTTCTCTGGGAGAACTGGCACGTGAGCTAGGCGTCTCTCGACGTACCATCAGTAAATACGAGGAGGGGATGGATGCGACCATTAAGATAGCACTAAAACTCGAATCCATCTTAGATGTGCCACTAGCCTGCCCCATAGACCTGTTATATTCACGATCACAAAATGAATCTCAGCTCTATCCGAATTCTGTGCCCATGATGGTGAGAGACATATTGCAAATATTTGTTGACATTGGATTTGACGTCCTGCCGATTGCACATGCACCGTTCAACGCGCTGTCACAGGAGAAAGGCATTGTGATACTCACTGGGGTCAGCAAATATAACGATAAGATGATTAAAAGAGCCAGATTGATGAGTAGTATCTCAAATGTAGCTCAGACTCACTCCGTTTTAATCGTCGAAGGTCAATCCAAAACACTGCAGATAAATGGCACGGTGCTAGTGGAAAAAGAGGAATTGGGTGAAATAGATAATTCAAGCGATTTCATTTCCCTTGTTCAGGATAGAAAAGTTAACTCTGACGCAGAATCAAATGAAAGTGACATCCAAATCATCTTTTAG